In the genome of Gemmatimonadota bacterium, the window ATCTGACCGACAATATCTGGCTTGATGGGACCGGATCCTTTGGCGAGATCGTGGCTCGGGTCCTGGCTGGCGTGTCGTCCGAACAGAGCAAGCTGGGCCAAATCATGCCGCCCCGGGGCGGTTCTGGCATTACCGATGAGCAGGTGCGAGCCGTGGCCGCCTACGTCTGGAGCCTGAGCCACAAGCCGGCTCGGAAATAGCCGGTGGACCGGCATTGACCCGAGCTTGGTCAAGGATTTCATCGCCGGGTTCTTTGTTCTGTTCGAAAACCGGTTCGACGCGGAGG includes:
- a CDS encoding cytochrome c; the protein is MRAGIRSAALVFLGSGVSVGRGSAQAAADSVSAAVTPAAIAAGKTLYLGEGLCLACHGADAKGSIGPDLTDNIWLDGTGSFGEIVARVLAGVSSEQSKLGQIMPPRGGSGITDEQVRAVAAYVWSLSHKPARK